The DNA region GCGCCATCGGTGTTTTGCAGCGGAGCGGTCGTCCCGGTATTGGTCGTCCCGCTTGCCATCCTTACCGCTCCCCAGCCATCAATCCCGCCGCCATTGAAGGCGGAAATAATTCGCGTGTTATAGACGGAAGGAGCGCCCACTCCATCGACCCAAGCTTGAGCATTCGCTTCAGGGCTGATCAGCGCCAGTGACAGGGTGCAGAGCGGCACGACAGCAACCAGGCGCAGTCGGGCCGGGGTACCTACGATTCTCATGAGGACTCCTGCAGGTTTCCGTGACAAAGAGTGAAAAAAGAGCCCAGAATCGGCAGAAAAGCGGGAAATATGTAGCCAAGTCTCGATGGGACAAGCGGTCGCCGGCATTGTGCGACTAAGCATTACGCGCCCCGGTGCCAGGATTGGACAGAAAGAATTGAGGGAACTGGCGAAAAGTTTCGACGCCCTCCCGAGGTCGAAGCGTCCGCGGCGCCTGCGGTGGCGGGATTGCGTGCGCTTGCAAGCCCGGCTCTGGCCGGGCCGGCGATGCGACGACTCTCCGGGCCGAAACGACGATCGCAACCTCGACGCGACCATGGGCGGTGGCCATTCCCCGCTGTTTCCGTGCTTTTTCGCGGGGGGGGGGGGGGGGGGGCTGAGTTTTTTCGGTCCAATTCGGACCGCTTGAGACGTGATCCGGTACCGCGAATACAGATGTCGGCTTCTCCAGCGGCCAATTCCATCAGCGAGCAGTCCCGGTAGTGGCGTAGCTCTTGTAGCAAGTTAGAGGCTTATGGTGGGGAGCTTCTTCTGGTGTGCGAACGATCTGCGTTTGCCCTGCAAGACATGGCTTATTTGACTCATCGAGTAATTCATGAAATCAAAGACCGCACCGTTAGTCCGTCCGGCCTTTACCCTGGTCGAGTTGCTGGTGGTCATCGCGATCATCGGCGTCCTTGTCGCCCTGCTGCTGCCAGCGGTGCAGGCGGCGCGTGAGGCGGCGCGGCGGACGCAATGCTCCAACCAGCTTCGGCAACTTGGCATCGCCTGTCAGAACTACGCCGATGTGCGCAAGGCGTTTCCGCCGGCCAATGGAAAGCTGTCTCCCGAGGAGAAAGATCGCAATTCTTGGAAGACCGGAAACTGGAGCTACCTGGCTTTCCTGACCCCGTATGTCGAGAGGGCCGCGCTAAAGGAATTACTCGACCCCCGTTTCGCGTACGACCAGCAAACACAATCGGTCCAGGATTTTCTAGACACGACCCCCATCGACGAGTTCAGGTGCCCGTCCTTCGCACCGACGCAGCCGGTGAGGATCGGCGCTTTCGGCTCCGGGGTGAGCGCGATTGTCGATGCCGGGATCGCTACCCACTACCTCGCAGTCTTGGGGGCGAATACCGACGCCTACCCCGGTAGCGATCTCCCGAACTACTGCGGGGGAGGGAACCGAATCAACGAGAACAGCCCCTACAAGATGCTCGAGAACCAGGCCGGTAACGGAAGATGCCATGTAGGCGACGAAGGAAAAACAGCCATCAACGGTGTGATCACCTTCGATAGCAAGACGAGTTTTCGCCAGATCACCGATGGAACCAGCAAGACCTTTCTCATCGGCGAGTCGGCCTTCGGCGAGCCTGCCGACCAGGGGACGCGCGGCTGGTGGGTCGGTGCCGCGACCACGTGGTTCTATGCTGCCCACAACCTCACCTACCCGCTCAATAGCGCTGCAAGGCCGGGGCCCATTCACAACGACGTCGGCTTCGGTTCGGAGCATCCGGGGGGCTGCCAATTCCTGATGGCCGACGCCTCGACGCAGTTCATTACCGAAGAGGTCAGCCTCAACATCCTGTTCGCGCAGGCGAGTCGCGCTGGCGGCGAGGTGCTAGCCGATCGCTAGGGGGGGCGACGCTACGTCGAGCTTTCTCGCCGAGGCGGGGCGATCGGCAGCCAACCAGCAAGTTGCGTCATAACCCTTACCAGAACGGAGGAAAAAGATGCAAAACTTGGTGCGCATCCCTAAAGACGATCGGTCTGTCGGCGCAGGTCCACGAGCTTGTTCTGCTCTAGAACCAGTTGCTAGCGGTGCAAATCACGACCCCCCTGCCCTTCTTGGGTCGTCGCGTGCTAACACCCTAGGCGATAGAGCGGCGGGCCGGCCTCGCGAGATGAGCGCTCGCGGACGTCTGTTTGCGATCTTTGTCGCCGCCGCCGCGGCGATTGGGTGCAGTGATTCCAGTGGAATCGCCCCGGTTCGCGGTGTGGTGACGCTCGACGGAAGGCCCCTCACCGAGGGGTTCGTTATGGTGACCCCGGCTAGTGGAAAAATGGCCAAGGGGTGCATCCAGCCGGATGGTACTTTCGTTCTGGGCACCGAGAGCGACTCCGACGGGGCGCAGGTCGGCACGCACCCGGTGGTCGTACTGCCCCCGTCGGCGGAAGAGGGCCAGCCGCTTTCGGCAGTCGCACGGTCCCTCCCAAGGCGATACTCTGTCGCCCAAACCTCTGAGGTCACGCTGGAAGTGAAGCCCAACGCGGCTAACGAAATTGCGATCGAGCTTTCTTCCAAATGACGTTTCTCGAGATGCTTCTAGGTTGAATCTTCTCGCATTCTCGGAGAAGAGGTCCGCCCGCTCCAATAGATTCGTCGTGGGGCCTCGCGTTGGTCCACGCCTTCCCGGCTGCGGCGGGGACGGACGATGGTCCCCGGCGGGGGTCCAACTGGTGGCGAGCAAGACGATGGCCCGCGCTAGGAACGTTTAGGCTAGCGGGTTGGACCAGGTGGTCGTGGCAATGGCGCAGCTTTACGGAGGAGCAGTGGCTCTGCCCGACTGGTGCTCTTGGGTCTGGTAGTGCGGGTCTTCGGGTGGACGGGTCAGGTGGTTGGTTTTTAGTCGCAAGTGCCTACGCCGCTTCGCTTTACGAGCGGAGCGTTGCGAGGGCAGAGTGTGCTTTCTTGCCGCGGTCGATCCTGGCGCCCGCAATGCGGCTCGACATGAGACGCTCACTATGGGAGGAGATTCTAGG from Pirellulimonas nuda includes:
- a CDS encoding DUF1559 family PulG-like putative transporter, whose protein sequence is MKSKTAPLVRPAFTLVELLVVIAIIGVLVALLLPAVQAAREAARRTQCSNQLRQLGIACQNYADVRKAFPPANGKLSPEEKDRNSWKTGNWSYLAFLTPYVERAALKELLDPRFAYDQQTQSVQDFLDTTPIDEFRCPSFAPTQPVRIGAFGSGVSAIVDAGIATHYLAVLGANTDAYPGSDLPNYCGGGNRINENSPYKMLENQAGNGRCHVGDEGKTAINGVITFDSKTSFRQITDGTSKTFLIGESAFGEPADQGTRGWWVGAATTWFYAAHNLTYPLNSAARPGPIHNDVGFGSEHPGGCQFLMADASTQFITEEVSLNILFAQASRAGGEVLADR